In Acidiphilium acidophilum, one genomic interval encodes:
- the ftsY gene encoding signal recognition particle-docking protein FtsY, which produces MALGFFSRLKAGLTRSTTKLTTGITDTFTKRKLDDFALEELEELLIGADLGPTVAAKVIRAFRRARFGQDVTPPEIRAALADEIAKILAPVAQPLTIDESRKPFVILMVGVNGTGKTTTIGKLAQSYADAGHKPMMVAGDTFRAAAVEQLQIWAERARVPIVTGPQDADPAGLAFDAMVRASREGADILLIDTAGRLHNKAALMEELRKIIRVIRKRDDTAPHAILLTLDATTGQNALTQVKTFKEMVDLTGLIVTKLDGSARAGVVVALAESSALPIHAIGVGEQAADLRPFSATDFARALTGADADPGPPA; this is translated from the coding sequence ATGGCGCTCGGTTTCTTCTCCCGCCTCAAAGCCGGTCTCACCCGCAGCACCACCAAACTCACCACCGGCATCACCGATACCTTCACCAAGCGCAAACTCGACGATTTCGCCCTCGAGGAACTCGAAGAACTCCTGATCGGCGCCGATCTCGGCCCCACCGTCGCGGCCAAGGTCATCCGCGCCTTCCGCCGCGCCCGCTTCGGTCAGGACGTCACCCCGCCGGAAATCCGCGCCGCCCTCGCCGATGAAATCGCGAAAATCCTCGCCCCGGTCGCCCAGCCTCTGACCATCGACGAAAGCCGAAAACCCTTCGTGATCCTGATGGTCGGCGTCAACGGCACCGGCAAGACCACCACGATCGGCAAGCTCGCCCAATCCTACGCCGATGCCGGGCACAAACCCATGATGGTCGCGGGCGACACCTTCCGCGCCGCCGCGGTCGAACAACTGCAAATCTGGGCCGAACGCGCCCGCGTCCCCATCGTCACCGGCCCGCAGGATGCCGACCCCGCCGGCCTCGCCTTCGACGCCATGGTCCGCGCCAGCCGCGAAGGGGCCGACATCCTGCTGATCGACACCGCCGGACGCCTGCACAACAAGGCGGCGTTGATGGAGGAATTGCGGAAAATCATCCGGGTCATCCGCAAGCGCGACGACACCGCCCCCCACGCCATCCTGCTGACGCTGGACGCGACAACAGGTCAGAACGCGCTGACCCAGGTCAAAACCTTCAAGGAAATGGTCGATCTCACCGGCCTGATCGTCACCAAGCTCGACGGCTCGGCCCGCGCCGGCGTGGTGGTGGCGCTCGCCGAGTCCTCGGCCCTGCCGATCCACGCAATCGGGGTGGGCGAACAAGCCGCCGATCTGCGCCCGTTCAGCGCCACCGATTTCGCGCGCGCCCTGACCGGAGCCGATGCCGATCCCGGCCCGCCGGCGTAA
- a CDS encoding GPR1/FUN34/YaaH family transporter, whose product MRDPIAIGLFGFAVPLFILGAMFYGSVPMAGLGSELAICFSFGAAAMFVGGFLTFQMPNSYVATVFFTYGAFFLALGITGADGSLAMTMKSSPQLLSVWFSLMAVITVIFMLAAFRLNVALVIMFGVLAAAFILFVVGDVKLAAMLFMVDAVIGFYLGAVHIINPVMGHALLPVGSLARKAA is encoded by the coding sequence ATGAGAGATCCGATTGCGATCGGCCTGTTCGGGTTCGCTGTTCCGTTATTCATATTGGGTGCCATGTTCTATGGCTCGGTGCCGATGGCCGGGCTGGGCAGTGAATTGGCGATCTGCTTTTCGTTTGGTGCCGCGGCGATGTTCGTCGGGGGGTTTCTGACGTTTCAGATGCCCAATTCGTATGTCGCGACGGTGTTTTTCACCTATGGCGCGTTTTTTCTGGCGCTCGGGATCACCGGTGCGGACGGATCGCTCGCTATGACCATGAAATCCTCGCCGCAGCTTCTGTCGGTGTGGTTTTCGCTGATGGCGGTGATCACGGTGATTTTCATGCTCGCGGCGTTCCGGCTGAATGTCGCACTTGTGATCATGTTCGGGGTGCTGGCGGCTGCGTTCATTCTGTTCGTGGTCGGTGACGTCAAGCTCGCCGCGATGCTGTTCATGGTCGATGCGGTCATCGGGTTCTATCTCGGCGCCGTCCACATCATCAATCCCGTGATGGGTCATGCGTTGCTGCCGGTGGGTAGCCTGGCGCGCAAGGCGGCCTGA
- a CDS encoding NAD(P)/FAD-dependent oxidoreductase, which produces MSEIVVVGGGLAGGAAACGLALGGFAAGGRAVTLLERDRAPVHKICGEFLSVEAQASLAAIGLDVAALGGHRISRLRLVRGAGVVEVGLPFEGVGVTRRTLDAALLERAESLGVTVRRGVAVREVGFEGGLRVDLAGEAALRPAIVVLASGKHEVRGVRRRVGTVEDLIGFKMYFRLDAAQTAVLARHIELYLWQDGYGGLQLVEDGVANFTLLIERARYRAAGGTWAGLLAALRASCGVLDARLRGAVAVLDQPLTIFRVPYGFVHRPGGDDVPGLFRLGDQMAVIPSFTGDGMAIALHSAAVAVAAILAGEPALAHHVRVRRDVRGQIARASVLAGMARFGFGQAALFQAARLSPALLRLAAQWTRVPPSRGPAATRILRI; this is translated from the coding sequence GTGAGCGAAATCGTCGTGGTCGGCGGGGGGCTGGCGGGCGGGGCGGCGGCGTGCGGGCTGGCATTGGGCGGGTTTGCTGCGGGTGGGCGGGCGGTGACGCTGCTGGAGCGGGATCGGGCGCCGGTTCACAAGATTTGTGGCGAGTTTCTCAGTGTGGAGGCGCAGGCTTCGCTTGCGGCGATCGGGCTTGATGTCGCTGCGCTCGGCGGGCACCGGATATCGCGGTTGCGGCTGGTGCGCGGGGCGGGGGTGGTCGAGGTCGGGTTGCCGTTCGAGGGGGTGGGAGTGACGCGGCGGACCCTGGATGCGGCGTTGCTGGAGCGGGCGGAGTCGCTGGGGGTGACGGTGCGGCGCGGGGTGGCGGTGCGTGAGGTGGGGTTCGAGGGCGGGCTTCGGGTGGATCTGGCCGGGGAAGCGGCGCTGCGGCCCGCGATCGTGGTGCTGGCCAGCGGGAAGCACGAGGTGCGCGGGGTGCGGCGGCGGGTCGGGACGGTCGAGGACCTGATCGGGTTCAAGATGTATTTCCGGCTGGATGCGGCGCAGACGGCGGTGCTGGCGCGGCATATCGAACTCTATTTGTGGCAGGACGGGTATGGCGGGTTGCAGCTCGTGGAGGACGGGGTGGCGAATTTCACCCTGCTGATCGAGCGGGCGCGTTATCGGGCGGCTGGCGGCACCTGGGCCGGGTTGCTTGCGGCGCTGCGGGCCTCGTGCGGGGTGCTGGATGCGCGGTTGCGGGGGGCGGTGGCGGTACTCGACCAGCCGCTGACGATTTTCCGGGTGCCGTACGGGTTCGTGCATCGGCCGGGCGGGGATGATGTGCCGGGGTTGTTCCGGCTCGGGGATCAGATGGCGGTGATCCCGTCTTTTACCGGGGATGGCATGGCGATCGCGCTGCACAGCGCTGCGGTGGCGGTGGCGGCGATTCTGGCGGGGGAGCCGGCGCTGGCTCATCATGTCCGGGTGCGGCGGGATGTGCGCGGGCAGATCGCGCGTGCCTCGGTGCTGGCGGGAATGGCGCGGTTCGGGTTTGGCCAGGCGGCGCTGTTTCAGGCGGCGCGACTGTCGCCCGCGCTGCTGCGGCTCGCCGCGCAATGGACCCGGGTGCCACCATCGCGCGGGCCCGCAGCGACGCGGATTTTGCGGATATGA
- a CDS encoding methyltransferase domain-containing protein, whose product MAGLADLSRRSTAGELMDDPALDPAVYDRCIRDLATLNRVTLTHRPVLRWLAAAAPDDGFSVLDVAYGDGDLLRAISRWAAKRGVAVRLGGIDLNPRSAAAARAATPAGMAIDYVTGDVFDFEPEVAPDFIVTSQFTHHLDDAALVRLLGWMDRHARRGWFITDLHRHAIPYYGFRYLARLAGWHRIVALDGTVSIARGFTAREWRARLDEAGLAARVGWRFPFRHAVARLK is encoded by the coding sequence ATGGCGGGTTTGGCTGATCTTTCGCGTCGCAGCACGGCTGGCGAGCTGATGGACGATCCGGCGCTGGACCCGGCGGTATATGACCGGTGCATCCGCGATCTGGCGACGCTCAACCGGGTGACGCTCACGCATCGTCCGGTGTTGCGGTGGCTTGCGGCCGCGGCGCCGGATGACGGGTTTTCGGTGCTCGATGTCGCTTACGGCGATGGCGATCTGTTGCGGGCGATTTCGCGGTGGGCGGCGAAGCGGGGGGTTGCGGTGCGGCTGGGCGGGATCGATCTCAATCCGCGCAGTGCTGCGGCGGCGCGGGCGGCGACGCCTGCGGGAATGGCGATCGATTATGTCACCGGGGATGTGTTCGATTTCGAGCCCGAGGTGGCGCCGGATTTCATCGTGACGTCGCAATTCACGCATCATCTCGACGATGCGGCGCTGGTGCGGCTGCTCGGGTGGATGGACCGGCATGCGCGGCGGGGCTGGTTCATTACCGACCTGCATCGGCACGCGATCCCTTATTACGGGTTTCGCTATCTGGCGCGGCTGGCGGGGTGGCACCGGATCGTGGCGTTGGACGGGACGGTTTCGATCGCGCGGGGGTTTACCGCCCGCGAGTGGCGGGCGCGGCTCGATGAAGCCGGGCTGGCGGCGCGGGTCGGGTGGCGGTTTCCGTTTCGTCATGCGGTGGCGCGGCTCAAGTGA
- a CDS encoding type III polyketide synthase, producing the protein MTVAHINRIGTAVPEHDIHHGFVDYARTMLDARKAAVFSRMAERAAITHRYSHLAMGDLVEGEVDAQDFYRRGAFPDIGRRMAQYEKTAPGLAEEAIAALGLNGSVAEITHLVVASCTGFTAPGLDQHIAWRLGLRPDIQRTLVGFMGCSAAVPALRIAQAAVLADPAARVLVVNLELCTLHLQETGDLETALTFMLFGDGCAATLVTAEPEGFAMADFRAATIPQTEDLITWDIGAQGFLMHLSGGVPGKIAQALREDLARGDDGGLLRGEGTQAVDLWAVHGGGRTVLDAVESGFGLAPDALAPSRAVLAAHGNMSSATVMFVLRRMMADAVAGARGMAMAFGPGMVAETFRFRKV; encoded by the coding sequence ATGACCGTTGCTCATATCAACCGGATCGGTACCGCGGTGCCGGAGCATGATATTCACCACGGGTTCGTGGATTACGCACGGACCATGCTGGATGCGCGAAAGGCGGCGGTGTTTTCGCGGATGGCGGAGCGGGCGGCGATCACGCACCGGTATTCGCATCTGGCCATGGGGGATCTGGTCGAGGGCGAGGTCGATGCGCAGGATTTCTACCGGCGGGGGGCGTTTCCGGATATCGGACGGCGGATGGCGCAGTATGAGAAGACCGCGCCGGGTCTGGCCGAGGAGGCGATCGCGGCGCTCGGGCTGAACGGGTCGGTGGCGGAGATCACGCATCTGGTGGTGGCCTCCTGCACCGGGTTCACCGCACCGGGGCTGGATCAGCATATTGCGTGGCGGTTGGGTTTGCGGCCCGATATCCAGCGGACGCTGGTGGGGTTCATGGGATGCTCGGCGGCGGTGCCGGCGTTGCGGATCGCGCAGGCGGCGGTGCTGGCCGATCCGGCGGCGCGGGTGCTGGTGGTGAATCTGGAATTATGCACGCTGCATCTGCAGGAAACCGGGGATCTGGAGACCGCGCTGACCTTCATGCTGTTCGGCGACGGGTGTGCGGCGACGCTGGTGACCGCCGAGCCGGAGGGGTTCGCGATGGCGGATTTCCGGGCGGCGACGATTCCACAGACCGAGGATCTGATCACCTGGGATATCGGGGCGCAGGGGTTTCTGATGCATCTTTCGGGCGGGGTGCCGGGCAAGATCGCGCAGGCGTTGCGCGAGGATCTGGCGCGGGGCGATGATGGCGGGCTGTTGCGCGGCGAGGGGACCCAGGCGGTCGATTTATGGGCGGTGCATGGCGGCGGGCGGACCGTGCTCGATGCGGTGGAATCCGGGTTCGGGTTGGCGCCCGATGCGTTGGCGCCCTCGCGCGCGGTGCTGGCGGCGCATGGCAATATGTCCTCCGCCACGGTGATGTTCGTGCTGAGGCGGATGATGGCGGATGCGGTCGCGGGGGCGCGCGGGATGGCGATGGCGTTCGGGCCGGGGATGGTGGCGGAGACGTTCCGGTTTCGCAAGGTCTAG
- a CDS encoding aminotransferase class I/II-fold pyridoxal phosphate-dependent enzyme, translating into MSGATSGMMHGAMHGAMGISEVPRSKIGDIGRIAFGDPAIVNLAFGESDYPPPAAATAALVGAVAAGETFYVDSRGKSALRAGLASYLSGLHRLPVDEGRIVVTASGMAAIAVAFAALVRAGDRVVIHEPEWPNLAAAALARGAELVRFGLDEDGAGGFRLDLARLETVLVGARVFCLNSPNNPTGWMASDAEIAAVVALCRRLGVWLLSDEVYSRLTFDGAAAAPSVLDHAGPDDCVMVANSVSKTWAMTGFRVGWLVVPARVRDALGELTEVTHSTVAPYSQAAALAALGCEAFVADFRAFCAEGRGIVLEGLAGLNRVRLRAPAASFYAFARIEGVADSLALARRLALEHKVAVAPGVAFGAAGEGYLRLCFAQSPAKLALAVERLRRGLALLT; encoded by the coding sequence ATGAGTGGGGCGACGAGCGGGATGATGCATGGGGCGATGCATGGCGCGATGGGGATTTCGGAGGTGCCGCGCTCGAAGATCGGGGATATCGGGCGGATCGCGTTCGGGGACCCGGCGATTGTCAATCTGGCGTTCGGGGAATCGGATTATCCACCGCCGGCGGCGGCGACGGCGGCGCTGGTGGGGGCCGTGGCGGCGGGGGAGACGTTTTATGTGGATAGCCGGGGCAAGTCGGCGCTGCGGGCGGGGTTGGCTTCCTATTTGAGCGGGTTGCACCGGTTGCCGGTCGATGAGGGGCGGATCGTGGTGACCGCTTCGGGGATGGCGGCGATCGCGGTGGCGTTTGCCGCGCTGGTCCGGGCGGGGGATCGGGTGGTGATCCATGAGCCGGAATGGCCGAACCTGGCTGCGGCGGCGCTGGCGCGGGGCGCCGAGCTGGTGCGGTTCGGGCTCGATGAGGATGGCGCGGGCGGGTTTCGGCTGGATCTGGCGCGGCTGGAGACGGTGCTCGTCGGGGCGCGGGTGTTCTGCCTGAATTCGCCGAACAATCCGACCGGGTGGATGGCGAGCGATGCCGAGATCGCGGCTGTGGTGGCGCTGTGCCGCAGGCTCGGGGTGTGGCTGCTTTCCGATGAGGTGTATTCGCGCCTGACCTTCGATGGCGCGGCGGCGGCGCCTTCGGTGCTGGATCATGCCGGACCGGATGATTGCGTGATGGTGGCGAATTCGGTTTCGAAGACCTGGGCGATGACCGGATTCCGGGTGGGGTGGCTGGTGGTGCCGGCGCGGGTGCGCGATGCGCTCGGCGAGTTGACCGAGGTGACCCATTCGACCGTGGCGCCCTATTCGCAGGCCGCGGCGCTGGCCGCGCTGGGATGCGAAGCGTTCGTGGCGGATTTTCGCGCATTCTGTGCCGAGGGGCGGGGGATCGTGCTGGAGGGGCTGGCGGGGTTGAACCGGGTGCGGCTGCGGGCGCCGGCCGCGAGTTTCTATGCGTTCGCGCGGATCGAGGGGGTGGCGGACAGTCTGGCGCTGGCGCGGCGTCTGGCGCTCGAGCACAAGGTGGCGGTGGCGCCGGGGGTGGCGTTCGGTGCGGCGGGGGAAGGGTATTTGCGGCTATGTTTTGCCCAGAGCCCGGCCAAACTGGCGCTGGCGGTGGAGAGATTGCGGCGCGGGTTGGCGTTGTTAACGTAA
- a CDS encoding 5-formyltetrahydrofolate cyclo-ligase, protein MRDEGLAVAKVAARAAALARRAGSCGDRGERLAAHVLADCAPPAGAVVSGFWPIGDEIDVRPLMVALSALGHRLCLPETPKRGLPLVFRHWMPGEALVAGRFGTSHPVGEVVVPDFVLVPLLAFDRKGNRLGYGAGYYDRTLAAMPGAFRLGCAFACQEVAAVPVGPHDERLDAVATEIGVIGMMR, encoded by the coding sequence ATGCGTGACGAGGGGCTTGCGGTTGCGAAGGTGGCGGCGCGGGCGGCGGCGCTGGCGCGGCGGGCGGGTTCCTGCGGCGATCGCGGCGAGCGGCTGGCGGCGCATGTTCTGGCCGATTGTGCGCCGCCGGCGGGGGCGGTGGTTTCGGGGTTCTGGCCGATCGGGGATGAGATCGATGTGCGGCCGCTGATGGTGGCCTTGTCGGCGCTGGGGCATCGATTGTGTCTGCCGGAGACGCCGAAGCGGGGACTGCCGCTGGTGTTTCGGCACTGGATGCCGGGGGAGGCGCTGGTGGCGGGCCGGTTCGGGACGTCGCACCCGGTGGGGGAGGTGGTGGTGCCGGATTTCGTGCTGGTGCCGCTGCTGGCGTTCGACCGGAAGGGTAATCGGCTCGGGTATGGGGCGGGGTATTATGACCGGACGCTGGCGGCGATGCCAGGGGCGTTCCGGCTCGGCTGCGCCTTTGCCTGCCAAGAGGTGGCGGCGGTGCCGGTGGGGCCCCATGATGAGCGGCTGGATGCCGTGGCGACCGAAATCGGGGTGATCGGGATGATGCGATGA
- a CDS encoding cell division protein ZapA, producing MAQVTIRINGYSYAVSCEDGQEGHLAEMASEIDRRVGSIKSIGGQSGESRLLVLAALLLADELHDTKASLEMAKHARPGGAASPEHNARLRRIAARAEEIAADLAEP from the coding sequence ATGGCGCAGGTGACGATCCGGATCAACGGCTATTCCTATGCGGTGAGCTGCGAGGATGGTCAGGAGGGGCATCTGGCGGAGATGGCTTCCGAGATCGATCGGCGGGTGGGAAGCATCAAGTCGATCGGCGGGCAGTCGGGGGAATCGCGGCTGCTGGTGCTGGCGGCGCTGCTCCTGGCCGACGAGTTGCACGATACCAAGGCGTCGCTGGAGATGGCGAAGCATGCCAGGCCGGGCGGGGCGGCCTCGCCCGAGCATAACGCGCGGCTGCGGCGCATCGCCGCGCGTGCGGAAGAGATTGCAGCGGACCTCGCGGAGCCTTAA
- a CDS encoding DedA family protein, whose product MLHFFHHALEPWITSYGSLAVAVLVMLESLGLPLPGETALVSAAIYAGTTHHIDIVVLIASAAAGASLGGIIGYWIGRRAGYPALLRHGSRIGLTERRLLAGHWLFENHGGKIVVFGRFFAVLRALAALLAGVTRMDWRRFLIFQIAASILWAGLYGGAADIFGKQIEHVAGPVGVAIGVAIVAAIIVAAVMFHRHGDRLERIAAARAQSKQ is encoded by the coding sequence ATGCTCCATTTCTTCCACCACGCCCTCGAACCCTGGATCACCTCCTACGGCAGCCTCGCGGTCGCGGTCCTCGTCATGCTCGAAAGCCTCGGCCTGCCGCTGCCCGGCGAAACCGCCCTGGTCTCCGCCGCGATCTATGCCGGCACCACCCATCACATCGATATCGTCGTCCTGATCGCCAGCGCCGCCGCCGGGGCAAGTCTCGGCGGCATCATCGGCTACTGGATCGGCCGCCGCGCCGGCTACCCGGCATTGCTGCGCCACGGCTCGCGCATCGGCCTCACCGAACGCCGCCTGCTCGCCGGTCACTGGCTGTTCGAAAACCACGGCGGCAAAATCGTGGTGTTCGGGCGGTTCTTCGCCGTCCTGCGCGCCCTCGCCGCCCTGCTCGCCGGGGTCACCCGCATGGACTGGCGCCGCTTCCTGATCTTCCAGATCGCGGCCAGCATCCTCTGGGCCGGGCTCTACGGCGGTGCCGCCGACATCTTCGGCAAACAGATCGAACACGTCGCCGGCCCGGTCGGCGTCGCGATCGGCGTCGCCATCGTCGCAGCCATCATCGTCGCCGCCGTGATGTTCCACCGCCACGGCGACCGCCTCGAACGCATCGCCGCCGCCCGCGCGCAAAGCAAGCAATGA
- a CDS encoding Rossmann-fold NAD(P)-binding domain-containing protein — protein sequence MTPHLLIAGLGYSGTAIARAARAAGMSITATTRDPAGKSPPDGVTLIPFAAIGEVLPTATHLVITAAPTETGDPILTEHEAGLNRATNLRWIGYCSTTGIYGDHGGGAVDETTPPAPGTDRTRRRVAAETAWSQRAAHHAVDILRLAGIYGPGRSVLDDLRHGTARRIDKPGHKFSRIHVDDIAHGTMAAIATATTGTRILNFGDDEPAPSATVITYAATLLGIAPPPPIPFEDAKRTMSPMALSFWSENRVVLNHDTKTALGLAWRYPSYREGLAAIMEVEGK from the coding sequence ATGACCCCCCATCTGCTCATCGCCGGCCTCGGCTACAGCGGCACCGCCATCGCCCGCGCCGCCCGCGCCGCCGGCATGAGTATCACCGCCACCACGCGCGACCCCGCCGGAAAATCCCCGCCGGACGGCGTCACCCTGATCCCCTTCGCCGCCATCGGCGAGGTTTTGCCCACCGCCACCCACCTCGTCATCACCGCCGCCCCCACCGAAACCGGCGATCCCATCCTCACCGAGCACGAAGCGGGCCTGAACCGCGCAACCAACCTCCGCTGGATCGGCTATTGCTCCACCACCGGCATCTACGGCGATCACGGCGGCGGCGCGGTCGATGAAACCACCCCGCCCGCCCCCGGCACCGACCGCACCCGCCGCCGCGTCGCCGCCGAAACCGCCTGGTCGCAACGCGCGGCACACCACGCGGTCGACATCCTCCGCCTCGCCGGCATCTACGGCCCGGGCCGCTCGGTGCTCGACGACCTCCGCCACGGCACCGCCCGCCGGATCGACAAGCCGGGCCACAAATTCAGCCGCATCCATGTGGACGACATCGCCCACGGCACCATGGCCGCCATCGCCACCGCCACCACCGGCACCCGCATCCTCAACTTTGGCGACGACGAACCCGCCCCCAGCGCCACCGTCATCACCTACGCCGCCACCCTGCTCGGCATCGCCCCACCCCCACCCATCCCCTTCGAAGACGCGAAACGCACCATGTCCCCCATGGCCCTGTCCTTCTGGAGCGAAAACCGCGTCGTCCTGAACCACGACACCAAAACCGCCCTCGGCCTCGCATGGCGCTATCCGAGCTATCGGGAGGGGCTTGCGGCGATTATGGAAGTAGAGGGGAAGTAA
- a CDS encoding formate/nitrite transporter family protein, with product MGVGMDEDGKAAGSDSPHLDEGEQSQAAQHSGLRPLVIHEIIREEGEDELERSNGALTLSGFAAGLSMGFSFLTEALIRADLPASKWRHLIASFGYSVGFIIAVLGRQQLFTESTLTAILPLLTRRNGETALAVGRLWAIVLVMNLVGTWAFAALLLVHGVFSDAVVDSLGVIAREAIHDAFAATFIRAMFAGWLIALMVWILPSARSARLLTVLLITYVVAIAKLSHIVAGSAEAAYAVLTGTASFGQYLTGFLAPTLLGNIVGGVALVALLNHGTVAEEIQDGIDERGGRKAEGGTVREG from the coding sequence ATGGGAGTCGGAATGGACGAGGATGGCAAGGCGGCGGGATCGGACTCGCCGCATCTCGATGAGGGCGAACAGTCGCAGGCGGCGCAGCATTCCGGGCTGAGGCCGCTGGTGATCCATGAGATCATCCGCGAGGAGGGCGAGGACGAACTCGAGAGGTCGAATGGGGCGCTGACGCTTTCGGGGTTTGCCGCCGGATTGTCGATGGGGTTTTCGTTTCTGACCGAGGCGTTGATCCGCGCGGATCTGCCGGCGAGCAAATGGCGGCATCTGATCGCGAGTTTCGGCTACAGCGTCGGATTCATCATCGCCGTGCTCGGGCGGCAGCAATTATTCACCGAAAGCACGCTGACCGCGATTCTGCCGCTGCTGACGCGGCGCAACGGCGAGACGGCGCTGGCGGTCGGGCGGTTATGGGCGATCGTGCTGGTGATGAATCTGGTGGGAACTTGGGCGTTCGCCGCGCTGCTGCTGGTTCATGGCGTGTTTTCGGATGCGGTGGTTGACTCGCTCGGGGTGATTGCGCGCGAGGCGATCCATGACGCGTTCGCGGCGACCTTTATCAGGGCGATGTTCGCGGGCTGGCTGATCGCGCTGATGGTGTGGATTTTGCCGAGCGCGCGCTCGGCGCGGTTGCTGACGGTGCTGCTGATCACCTATGTTGTCGCTATCGCGAAACTGTCCCACATCGTCGCGGGATCGGCGGAAGCGGCCTACGCCGTGCTGACCGGGACCGCTTCGTTCGGACAATATCTGACTGGATTTCTGGCCCCGACCCTGCTGGGGAACATCGTGGGCGGGGTGGCGCTGGTCGCGCTGCTCAACCACGGCACGGTGGCGGAGGAAATTCAGGATGGGATCGATGAGCGGGGTGGGCGGAAGGCCGAGGGAGGTACGGTAAGGGAAGGGTAA
- the ppa gene encoding inorganic diphosphatase has product MDLSKLSAGKAPPSDIHVVIEIPQGSAVKYEVDKESGAIMVDRFLFTPMAYPAAYGFIPGTLADDGDPADALVLTPAGVVPGAVIRARPIGVLRMEDEAGMDEKIVCVPHDKIHPQWSGVTEVSELPAITRDAIEHFFTHYKDLEKGKWVKVTGWEGRAAAEAAIAESLARVK; this is encoded by the coding sequence ATGGATCTGAGCAAGCTTTCAGCCGGCAAGGCGCCGCCTTCGGATATTCATGTGGTGATCGAGATCCCGCAGGGGTCGGCGGTGAAGTATGAGGTAGACAAGGAAAGCGGGGCGATCATGGTCGACCGGTTTCTGTTCACGCCGATGGCGTATCCGGCGGCTTACGGGTTCATTCCGGGAACGCTGGCGGATGACGGCGATCCGGCGGATGCGCTGGTGCTGACGCCGGCGGGGGTGGTACCGGGGGCGGTGATCCGGGCGCGGCCGATCGGGGTGTTGCGGATGGAGGACGAGGCGGGGATGGACGAGAAGATCGTTTGCGTGCCGCACGACAAGATCCATCCGCAATGGAGCGGCGTGACCGAGGTTTCGGAACTGCCGGCGATCACGCGCGATGCGATCGAACATTTTTTCACCCATTACAAGGATCTGGAAAAGGGCAAATGGGTGAAGGTGACCGGCTGGGAAGGACGCGCGGCGGCCGAGGCGGCGATTGCGGAGAGTTTGGCGCGGGTGAAGTGA
- a CDS encoding DUF2189 domain-containing protein, whose translation MRAQNPFFWPFQMVFSGFSSVGKSADQTYWDSAAVARTTPVIQRITYSDLFAVLSEGAQDFAKTRADAILLVFILPIIGVAAIVAASGPGYADLLFPLLSGFVLVSPIAAFGFYEMSRRLETDQRAGWTDALGVLTSPAIGTIALLSLTLISIFILWIGAAHFLFVAFSGKQHPISLGVMLVHILTHLRGWGLIISGFAVGFVFAVIVLALSVVSFPMVLDRPEGFVGAIGTSLKAFAFNVGPLLAWGLIVSLGLFVGVAFALVGLVVVLPILSHATWHLYRRLVHY comes from the coding sequence ATGCGTGCGCAAAACCCGTTCTTCTGGCCGTTCCAGATGGTCTTCAGCGGCTTTTCCTCGGTCGGAAAATCAGCCGACCAAACCTATTGGGACAGCGCCGCCGTCGCGCGCACCACCCCGGTCATCCAGCGCATCACCTATAGCGACCTGTTCGCCGTCCTGTCCGAAGGCGCGCAGGATTTCGCCAAAACCCGCGCCGATGCCATCCTCCTGGTCTTCATCCTGCCGATCATCGGCGTCGCCGCCATCGTCGCCGCCAGCGGCCCCGGCTATGCCGACCTGCTGTTTCCCCTCCTGTCCGGCTTCGTCCTGGTCAGCCCGATCGCCGCGTTCGGCTTCTACGAAATGAGCCGCCGCCTCGAGACCGATCAGCGCGCCGGCTGGACCGATGCGCTCGGCGTCCTCACCTCGCCCGCCATCGGCACCATCGCCCTGCTCAGCCTGACCCTGATCTCCATCTTCATCCTCTGGATAGGTGCCGCCCATTTCCTGTTCGTCGCCTTCTCCGGCAAACAGCACCCGATCAGCCTCGGCGTCATGCTGGTCCACATCCTGACCCATCTGCGCGGTTGGGGCCTCATCATCAGCGGCTTCGCGGTCGGCTTCGTCTTCGCCGTCATCGTCCTCGCCCTCAGCGTGGTCTCCTTCCCGATGGTGCTCGATCGTCCCGAAGGCTTCGTCGGCGCCATCGGCACCTCGCTCAAGGCCTTCGCCTTCAATGTCGGCCCGCTGCTCGCCTGGGGCCTGATCGTCTCGCTCGGCCTGTTCGTCGGCGTCGCCTTCGCCCTGGTCGGCCTCGTGGTCGTCCTGCCCATCCTCAGCCACGCCACCTGGCACCTCTACCGCCGCCTCGTCCATTACTGA